The following are encoded together in the Capsulimonas corticalis genome:
- a CDS encoding ribose-phosphate diphosphokinase, with amino-acid sequence MIVGSETLRVFSGNANPMLARRIAQYLDLPVGKLLITRFSDGEIRVKIEESVRGMDVFIVQPTCAPANDSLMELLILVDAFRRASAKRITLVIPYYGYSRQDKKVAPREPVTARLVADLITTAGAHRVLAVDLHAGQIQGFFQLPLDHLYAGPLVASYFAEKGLTDGDTVVVSPDVGGVGRARGMAEMLQAQIAIIIKRRPEPNKVEVMEIIGDVVGKTCVMVDDMIDTGGSLVSGAHALRERGARRVFACCTHPVLSGAAPDNIQNSAVEELVVTDTIPVSDEKRERCPKITVLSVAPLLASAICRIHKDDSVSELFQSFW; translated from the coding sequence ATGATCGTAGGCTCCGAAACGCTGCGTGTTTTTAGCGGCAACGCCAATCCGATGCTGGCTCGCCGCATCGCTCAGTATCTTGACTTGCCCGTCGGCAAACTTCTGATCACGCGTTTTTCGGACGGGGAGATCCGCGTCAAAATCGAGGAAAGCGTGCGCGGGATGGATGTCTTTATCGTCCAGCCGACCTGCGCCCCGGCCAACGATAGTCTCATGGAGCTGCTGATCCTGGTGGACGCGTTCCGGCGCGCCTCCGCCAAGCGCATCACTCTCGTGATTCCCTATTACGGTTACTCGCGGCAGGATAAAAAAGTCGCGCCGCGCGAGCCCGTCACTGCCCGCCTTGTCGCCGATCTCATCACCACGGCCGGCGCGCATCGGGTCCTGGCGGTCGATCTGCACGCCGGTCAGATCCAGGGCTTCTTCCAGCTTCCCCTCGACCATCTCTACGCCGGCCCTTTGGTGGCGTCGTACTTCGCCGAAAAGGGACTGACCGACGGCGATACCGTGGTCGTCTCGCCCGATGTCGGCGGCGTTGGACGGGCGCGGGGCATGGCGGAAATGCTTCAGGCGCAGATCGCGATCATCATCAAGCGGCGTCCCGAGCCCAACAAAGTCGAAGTGATGGAAATCATCGGCGACGTCGTCGGCAAGACCTGCGTGATGGTGGACGACATGATCGACACCGGCGGCAGCCTCGTCTCCGGCGCCCACGCCCTGCGCGAACGCGGCGCCCGCCGTGTCTTCGCCTGCTGCACCCACCCCGTCCTGTCCGGCGCCGCGCCCGACAATATCCAGAACTCCGCCGTCGAAGAACTCGTTGTCACCGACACCATCCCCGTCAGCGACGAAAAGCGAGAACGCTGCCCCAAAATCACCGTCCTCAGCGTCGCCCCCCTGCTCGCCAGCGCCATTTGCCGCATCCATAAAGACGACAGCGTCAGTGAACTGTTTCAATCTTTTTGGTAG